The proteins below are encoded in one region of Anaerobiospirillum thomasii:
- a CDS encoding contractile injection system protein, VgrG/Pvc8 family codes for MIINSLSAQGAPRTFDMQAISVPLENTVRKTAKTRNFENLDLKTIANTIATDNKLKLFFDSQENPTYDRIDQKDETDLKFLERICKEAGLSLKVNSEQLIMFDQKSYEKKDPIATYALGMSPVLRWSFNAQQAERYRACRIKWRDFKKKGKDTSTATVAFRTAQEAQKPER; via the coding sequence ATGATTATAAACAGTCTATCAGCCCAGGGAGCTCCACGCACATTTGACATGCAGGCTATCTCTGTGCCCTTGGAGAACACTGTGCGCAAGACTGCCAAGACAAGAAACTTTGAAAACCTAGACTTGAAGACTATTGCCAATACAATAGCGACAGATAACAAGCTCAAGCTGTTTTTTGACAGCCAAGAGAATCCCACATACGACAGAATTGATCAAAAAGATGAAACTGATCTTAAGTTTCTTGAGCGTATTTGCAAAGAGGCAGGCCTAAGCCTTAAGGTCAATTCAGAACAGCTCATTATGTTTGATCAAAAAAGCTATGAGAAAAAAGATCCTATAGCGACTTATGCCCTGGGAATGTCTCCTGTTCTTAGATGGTCATTCAATGCACAGCAGGCAGAGAGATACAGAGCATGTCGTATTAAGTGGAGAGACTTCAAGAAAAAAGGCAAAGATACATCTACAGCTACAGTGGCTTTTAGAACTGCGCAGGAAGCTCAAAAGCCAGAACGGTAA
- a CDS encoding phage tail protein, whose product MDIIAKAQLGSEFQMHQLIELNFKHRDILIFSSGIELNIPDVNPSPSTNSEQLPPWKRVK is encoded by the coding sequence ATGGACATCATAGCCAAGGCGCAGCTTGGTAGTGAGTTTCAAATGCACCAATTGATTGAGCTTAATTTTAAGCACAGAGATATTTTAATTTTCTCTAGTGGAATTGAGCTCAATATTCCTGATGTTAATCCTAGCCCCTCAACTAACAGCGAGCAGTTGCCACCATGGAAAAGAGTAAAGTAA